In the Ostrinia nubilalis chromosome 15, ilOstNubi1.1, whole genome shotgun sequence genome, one interval contains:
- the LOC135078937 gene encoding centrosomal protein of 162 kDa isoform X1 codes for MSKSAMVDLVELASNENSISTKEFLNLEKTCEAYKDSDEEIKMIFTEINKLSGGIGNNNKMAEEDMDDVELILKRAEDIALETENLLKSSPVADVTGSSIPGSVSNSVVIPQIKVSKPTENQDQNCNLAHKQNTKQAGKENNENRRKPKSRPYSAGVIDTKKREGGKVARFVTNSPKKNMNCKHEGLIEELKDTNERIKSIELLNVQLTDDNKVLRKKLDQINEQKHVADLKLAECEKFISRIGKEYENRNMELKAAKENEGRIMAELNKERNERKNLTIQHEKDVIVIHDLQRQVKEMELILRRKHPDSVSALIVASKSSTVEDNKKKLLEERIARLEQELKDKEDHFQGILLTLQEKFGDMKVKYENHIIDVERQLMEDRKVNTELKNKLGKANMVDASVQTMPRPLHTISTQTFLKPDRASSAVSRLSQNSALLLNKLKEDSYLVATIKGLQAELTVKQRTIAKINRETEELRKNLRNLQKEKEVLLHINPQKKIGLKQNKSTENILARMNTEMVTELEEMKKQKEVILLERNSLLDSLKRTNEEFILLKKKRIQDLHTLQLAHEKELMQMNMQVYPLQEEIKLLNRTVEILQDRLRSADDKSVRHQTKEDNMHAGGDTGSLKSTGKKENR; via the exons atgtCTAAATCCGCCATGGTAGACCTGGTTGAATTAGCATCTAATGAAAACAGTATTTCTACAAAAGAATTTCTCAATCTCGAAAAGACTTGCGAAGCGTACAAAGACAGTGATGAAgagataaaaatgatatttactGAGATAAACAAACTGTCTGGTGGAATagggaataataataaaatggcaGAGGAGGATATGGATGATGTGGAGTTGATTTTGAAGAGAGCAGAAGATATTGCTCTAGAGACGGAAAACTTATTGAAAAGTAGCCCTGTCGCTGATGTGACCGGCAGCAGTATCCCAGGCAGTGTATCCAATTCGGTTGTCATACCCCAAATCAAAGTTAGCAAACCCACAGAAAACCAAGATCAAAATTGTAACTTGGCACATAAG CAAAATACCAAGCAAGCTGgtaaagaaaataatgaaaatcgACGCAAACCAAAATCGAGACCTTATTCGGCTGGGGTTATCGATACTAAGAAACGAGAAGGCGGtaaagttgcaagatttgttaCAAACTCACCAAAAAAGAACATGAACTGTAAACACGAAGGTTTAATTGAAGAGCTAAAAGATACCAATGAGAGAATTAAAAGCATTGAACTCTTGAATGTTCAACTAACCGATGACAATAAAGTTCTGAGAAAGAAACTCGATCAAATCAACGAACAAAAACATGTTGCCGATTTGAAATTAGCTGAATGCGAAAAGTTTATCAGTCGAATTGGAAAAGAATATGAGAACAGAAATATGGAACTCAAAGCGGCTAAAGAAAATGAGGGAAGAATAATGGCAGAGTTAAATAAAGAACGTAACGAGAGAAAGAACTTGACTATCCAACATGAAAAAGACGTGATTGTAATTCATGATCTTCAAAGGCAGGTCAAAGAAATGGAGCTGATATTGAGAAGGAAACATCCTGATTCTGTATCAGCCTTGATAG TGGCCTCAAAGTCATCGACAGTGGAAGATAACAAGAAAAAGTTATTGGAAGAACGAATCGCCCGTTTGGAACAAGAACTGAAGGACAAGGAAGATCATTTTCAGGGTATACTGTTAACGCTTCAGGAAAAGTTTGGAGACATGAAAGTGAAATATGAAAACCATATTATTGACGTAGAGCGACAGCTAATGGAAGATCGTAAAGTAAACACAGAGCTTAAGAATAAGTTAGGCAAAGCCAATATGGTTGATGCATCCGTCCAAACAATGCCTAGGCCTTTACACACAATTTCTacacaaacatttttaaaaccAGACAGAGCTTCGTCAGCTGTGAGCAGACTGTCGCAGAATTCTGCGCTTTTATTGAataagttgaaagaagatagTTATTTAGTGGCCACAATTAAGGGCTTGCAAGCAGAGCTTACTGTAAAACAACGAACTATTGCTAAGATAAACAGAGAAACAGAAGAATTAAGGAAGAATTTACGGAATCtgcaaaaagaaaaagaag tGCTACTTCACATAAACCCTCAAAAGAAGATAGGTTTAAAGCAAAATAAGTCTACAGAAAACATTTTGGCAAGAATGAACACTGAAATGGTGACCGAGTTGGAAGAGATGAAAAAGCAGAAAGAAGTAATATTGCTTGAACGAAACAGCTTGTTGGATTCTTTGAAGCGAACGAACGAAGAGTTTATCTTGCTGAAGAAGAAGAGGATTCAAGAT CTACACACTCTCCAACTTGCCCATGAAAAAGAGCTGATGCAGATGAACATGCAAGTGTATCCTTTACAAGAGGAGATCAAACTCCTGAATCGAACCGTCGAGATCCTTCAAGACCGTTTAAGATCAGCTGACGATAAATCTGTTAGACATCAAACAAAAGAGGATAATATGCACGCCGGAGGAGATACTGGCAGTTTGAAGAGTACCGGTAAGAAAGAGAACCgttaa
- the LOC135078946 gene encoding carboxypeptidase B-like — MGSLMQAVVLALATTTFVLGTPLVNDLEPGQDWPPRNSVRQPSEIAESESEKVVKSPEVLEKQPTNEVQNNVEDVVVIEASKEPVNEVPPEVPQAEPLVNAQSESDSAQVKSGNLKNEVERVDYTGAQVWKVSTEKTGVKQLLRQLRRKNLIQTWAGNGTYIDVLVKPHAVENVTEALNKENIRYVIVIENLQKMIDEENPPLDENEAELQDRRGHRMNWKQYHRLEDIHGFLDYLAKTYPALVSVKTIGKSHEGRELKLLRISDGKPTNKAVFIDGGIHAREWISPATVTYFINQIAENFDVESDDIKNIDWYFLPVLNPDGYEFTHVGDRLWRKNRRSSYGVRQCSGVDLNRNFGYRWGGKGTSNNQCSEIYRGPRAFSEPESKAISDFFKSSAANFTAYLTYHSYGQYLLYPWGYDNVVPPDYKQLDALGQKMAAVIENTSGYKYTVGASSNTLYPAAGGSDDWAKAQGIKYSYTIELSDTGRYGFVLPTTYIEPVAKGSLAALRVLAAQVNKE; from the exons ATGGGGTCGTTGATGCAAGCGGTAGTCCTCGCGCTGGCGACCACGACGTTCGTGCTCGGCACACCACTCGTCAACGACTTAGAGCCAGGGCAAG ATTGGCCACCTAGAAACTCTGTGAGACAACCGTCTGAAATTGCTGAGTCGGAAAGTGAAAAAGTTGTGAAATCACCAGAAGTTCTAGAAAAACAACCGACTAATGAGGTTCAAAATAACGTAGAAGATGTTGTAGTTATCGAAGCTAGCAAAGAACCTGTAAATGAAGTACCGCCTGAAGTACCACAAGCTGAACCTTTAGTAAATGCACAGAGCGAATCTGACAGCGCGCAGGTCAAAAGTGGGAATCTCAAAAATGAAGTGGAACGAGTTGATTACACTGGGGCTCAAGTTTGGAAGGTGTCTACAGaaaaaaccggcgtgaagcaaCTTCTTCGACAATTGCGCCGTAAAAACT tgATTCAAACATGGGCTGGCAACGGTACCTATATCGATGTTCTAGTAAAACCACACGCTGTGGAAAACGTTACGGAAGCCTTAAACAAGGAAAATATACGTTACGTCATAGTAATTGAGAACCTACAAAAGATGATTGATGAAGAGAATCCTCCGCTCGATGAAAATGAAGCTGAGCTCCAGGACAGGCGAG GACACCGAATGAACTGGAAACAGTACCACAGACTGGAAGACATCCATGGGTTCCTGGACTACCTGGCCAAAACGTATCCTGCTCTAGTCAGCGTTAAGACTATTGGAAAATCTCACGAAGGTCGAGAGCTAAAG CTACTCCGCATATCCGACGGCAAACCAACGAACAAAGCCGTGTTCATAGACGGCGGAATCCATGCGCGTGAGTGGATCAGTCCAGCAACCGTCACTTACTTCATCAACCAGATCGCAGAGAACTTTGACGTGGAGTCCGATGACATCAAAAACATCGATTG GTATTTCCTGCCAGTTCTGAACCCAGATGGTTACGAATTCACACACGTGGGAGACCGTCTCTGGCGTAAGAACAGAAGAAGTTCCTACGGAGTACGACAATGTTCCGGAGTAGATCTCAACAGAAACTTCGG ATATCGTTGGGGCGGCAAAGGCACTTCGAACAATCAATGCAGCGAGATATACCGAGGACCGCGCGCCTTCTCCGAACCTGAATCAAAGGCTATTTCC gATTTCTTCAAGAGCTCTGCTGCCAATTTCACTGCATACCTGACATACCACAGCTATGGCCAGTACCTCCTGTACCCATGGGGTTACGACAATGTTGTGCCCCCAGACTACAAACAACTGGATGCCCTTGGCCAGAAGATGGCAGCA GTCATTGAAAACACCAGCGGCTACAAATACACAGTAGGAGCGTCAAGCAATACCCTGTACCCGGCCGCAGGAGGGTCGGACGACTGGGCCAAAGCACAGGGAATCAAGTACTCGTACACCATTGAACTCTCAGACACAGGACGCTACGGCTTTGTATTACCCACCACTTATATCGAACCAGTGGCCAAGGGCTCCTTAGCAGCACTAAGAGTTTTGGCCGCACaagttaataaagaataa
- the LOC135078938 gene encoding E3 SUMO-protein ligase ZBED1-like, protein MPPTKSDVWQYFVKINKDEVKCKICFKTLKSSGNTSNMNKHLKKHPNSDASSVKGDKKQTTMSTIQKKLELSNLTSRDHEPQPSTSTSKAPESDALLTTPSPSDVERIPIVISGDGELEETYAPPPKKRQLSIVQSMERKYSYLDGGKDYLKLCKCLLYFICVDKRPFDIVKGRGFKKLMHQACPSFKIPHVDTLKAQFEHFYSVMRLKIENIFDNVDHVALTCDIWSEMMTVTSYLGVTAHYLQEDKLVSRCIATVALDQRHTGDFIAEKLKEICAGIHISLDKITAVVTDNGSNMIAGIANFLEKNKHLSCFAHTINLIAESAMSVNDLGALVSKVRDIVKFFKSSVILSDSLRQKQTGSQPLKLILDVKTRWNSVYYMLQRYIELAPIVHQILMLNTKAPPTPSAVEMQNIKTLICILKPLEYVTKELSGEQYVTISKIIPMVNCLKTQINTIPMAVGDGDDPHGKVIDTVKKEILKQIERRFGHIEGR, encoded by the exons ATGCCGCCTACCAAGAGTGACGTTTGGCAGTATTTCGTCAAGATTAACAAAGATGAGGTGAAATGTAAGATTTGTttcaaaactttaaaatcgTCAGGGAATACGTCAAAcatgaataaacatttaaagaaACACCCTAATTCTGATGCCTcaag TGTAAAAGGAGATAAAAAACAAACGACGATGTCGACGATTCAGAAAAAGTTAGAACTGTCGAATTTAACGAGTCGTGATCACGAACCCCAACCATCAACAAGTACATCGAAAGCACCTGAATCAGATGCATTGCTAACAACTCCTTCACCATCTGATGTCGAGAGAATTCCAATAGTAATCAGTGGTGATGGTGAGTTAGAAGAAACCTATGCACCACCTCCAAAAAAAAGGCAACTTTCAATTGTACAATCAATGGAACGAAAATACTCTTATTTGGATGGAGGAAAAGATTATTTGAAACTCTGCAAAtgtttgctttattttatttgcgtTGATAAAAGACCGTTTGACATTGTGAAAGGGCGTGGGTTTAAAAAATTGATGCATCAAGCATGTCCATCATTTAAAATTCCTCATGTAGATACCCTTAAAGCACAATTCGAACACTTTTATAGTGTAATGCGtttgaaaatagaaaatatatttgaCAATGTAGATCACGTGGCATTAACCTGCGATATTTGGAGTGAGATGATGACTGTTACCAGTTATTTAGGGGTTACTGCTCATTATTTGCAAGAAGACAAACTGGTGTCACGTTGCATAGCTACCGTTGCACTGGATCAGCGTCATACTGGTGATTTTAtcgctgaaaaattaaaagaaatttgtGCAGGTATACACATCAGTTTGGATAAAATAACTGCAGTAGTTACAGACAATGGCTCGAACATGATAGCCGGCATAGCAAATTTTCTAGAAAAGAACAAACATTTATCTTGCTTTGCTCATACAATTAATCTAATTGCTGAATCTGCCATGTCAGTCAATGATTTAGGAGCATTAGTAAGCAAGGTACGAGACATTGTAAAATTTTTCAAGAGCAGTGTAATCCTCAGTGACTCTTTACGTCAAAAGCAAACTGGGTCTCAACCTCTCAAACTGATTTTAGACGTGAAGACTCGGTGGAATTCCGTCTATTATATGCTACAGAGATACATTGAATTAGCACCAATAGTTCATCAAATTTTGATGTTAAATACAAAAGCACCACCCACACCATCGGCTGTAgaaatgcaaaatattaaaacattgattTGTATTTTGAAACCGCTGGAGTATGTAACCAAAGAGTTATCAGGTGAACAGTATGTAACCATTAGTAAAATAATTCCGATGGTGAACTGTTTGAAGACGCAGATTAATACTATACCTATGGCTGTAGGTGATGGTGATGATCCCCATGGAAAGGTAATAGATACAGTAAAAAAAGAAATCCTAAAACAGATAGAACGCCGATTCGGACATATTGAAG GACGCTAA
- the LOC135078937 gene encoding centrosomal protein of 162 kDa isoform X2, with amino-acid sequence MNCKHEGLIEELKDTNERIKSIELLNVQLTDDNKVLRKKLDQINEQKHVADLKLAECEKFISRIGKEYENRNMELKAAKENEGRIMAELNKERNERKNLTIQHEKDVIVIHDLQRQVKEMELILRRKHPDSVSALIVASKSSTVEDNKKKLLEERIARLEQELKDKEDHFQGILLTLQEKFGDMKVKYENHIIDVERQLMEDRKVNTELKNKLGKANMVDASVQTMPRPLHTISTQTFLKPDRASSAVSRLSQNSALLLNKLKEDSYLVATIKGLQAELTVKQRTIAKINRETEELRKNLRNLQKEKEVLLHINPQKKIGLKQNKSTENILARMNTEMVTELEEMKKQKEVILLERNSLLDSLKRTNEEFILLKKKRIQDLHTLQLAHEKELMQMNMQVYPLQEEIKLLNRTVEILQDRLRSADDKSVRHQTKEDNMHAGGDTGSLKSTGKKENR; translated from the exons ATGAACTGTAAACACGAAGGTTTAATTGAAGAGCTAAAAGATACCAATGAGAGAATTAAAAGCATTGAACTCTTGAATGTTCAACTAACCGATGACAATAAAGTTCTGAGAAAGAAACTCGATCAAATCAACGAACAAAAACATGTTGCCGATTTGAAATTAGCTGAATGCGAAAAGTTTATCAGTCGAATTGGAAAAGAATATGAGAACAGAAATATGGAACTCAAAGCGGCTAAAGAAAATGAGGGAAGAATAATGGCAGAGTTAAATAAAGAACGTAACGAGAGAAAGAACTTGACTATCCAACATGAAAAAGACGTGATTGTAATTCATGATCTTCAAAGGCAGGTCAAAGAAATGGAGCTGATATTGAGAAGGAAACATCCTGATTCTGTATCAGCCTTGATAG TGGCCTCAAAGTCATCGACAGTGGAAGATAACAAGAAAAAGTTATTGGAAGAACGAATCGCCCGTTTGGAACAAGAACTGAAGGACAAGGAAGATCATTTTCAGGGTATACTGTTAACGCTTCAGGAAAAGTTTGGAGACATGAAAGTGAAATATGAAAACCATATTATTGACGTAGAGCGACAGCTAATGGAAGATCGTAAAGTAAACACAGAGCTTAAGAATAAGTTAGGCAAAGCCAATATGGTTGATGCATCCGTCCAAACAATGCCTAGGCCTTTACACACAATTTCTacacaaacatttttaaaaccAGACAGAGCTTCGTCAGCTGTGAGCAGACTGTCGCAGAATTCTGCGCTTTTATTGAataagttgaaagaagatagTTATTTAGTGGCCACAATTAAGGGCTTGCAAGCAGAGCTTACTGTAAAACAACGAACTATTGCTAAGATAAACAGAGAAACAGAAGAATTAAGGAAGAATTTACGGAATCtgcaaaaagaaaaagaag tGCTACTTCACATAAACCCTCAAAAGAAGATAGGTTTAAAGCAAAATAAGTCTACAGAAAACATTTTGGCAAGAATGAACACTGAAATGGTGACCGAGTTGGAAGAGATGAAAAAGCAGAAAGAAGTAATATTGCTTGAACGAAACAGCTTGTTGGATTCTTTGAAGCGAACGAACGAAGAGTTTATCTTGCTGAAGAAGAAGAGGATTCAAGAT CTACACACTCTCCAACTTGCCCATGAAAAAGAGCTGATGCAGATGAACATGCAAGTGTATCCTTTACAAGAGGAGATCAAACTCCTGAATCGAACCGTCGAGATCCTTCAAGACCGTTTAAGATCAGCTGACGATAAATCTGTTAGACATCAAACAAAAGAGGATAATATGCACGCCGGAGGAGATACTGGCAGTTTGAAGAGTACCGGTAAGAAAGAGAACCgttaa